A portion of the Sphingobacteriaceae bacterium genome contains these proteins:
- a CDS encoding Lar family restriction alleviation protein, with translation MNQELNPCPFCNAKKDVVLVDLNKLLYWVKCNDCMASGPKCKKPENAVKLWNDAWEAQIPF, from the coding sequence ATGAACCAAGAATTAAATCCTTGCCCATTTTGTAATGCAAAAAAAGATGTTGTTTTAGTAGATTTAAACAAATTACTTTATTGGGTTAAATGTAATGATTGTATGGCATCAGGTCCAAAATGTAAAAAACCAGAAAATGCTGTGAAATTATGGAATGATGCTTGGGAAGCTCAAATACCTTTTTAG
- a CDS encoding nucleoside triphosphate pyrophosphohydrolase family protein, protein MNIDEYVELAQRTSATKDAHPLVKMDHAQIGLTTEVGEFADPIKKAKFYNKPYDPINAAEEIGDIFWYLAEACAALKIKPSEILKRNIEKLKVRYPNKYSDYNAENRNLEKEREILEGKDNKPAIMPCKACNTINYLGCDKNVPSDTWSIVCTLCNAIGPPARLLSTAILLWDDCNK, encoded by the coding sequence ATGAACATTGATGAATATGTAGAATTGGCTCAAAGAACTTCTGCTACTAAAGATGCTCATCCATTAGTTAAAATGGATCATGCTCAAATTGGTTTAACAACTGAAGTTGGAGAATTTGCTGATCCAATTAAAAAAGCCAAATTCTATAATAAACCATATGATCCTATTAATGCAGCAGAAGAAATTGGTGATATTTTTTGGTATCTTGCAGAAGCTTGTGCAGCATTAAAAATTAAACCTTCTGAAATATTAAAAAGGAACATTGAAAAATTAAAAGTTCGTTATCCTAATAAATATTCAGATTATAATGCTGAAAATAGAAATTTAGAAAAAGAACGGGAAATACTGGAGGGAAAAGATAATAAGCCAGCAATAATGCCTTGTAAAGCTTGTAATACAATTAATTATTTGGGTTGTGATAAAAATGTACCAAGTGATACATGGTCTATTGTTTGTACATTATGTAATGCAATAGGTCCACCAGCTCGATTACTTTCTACTGCAATATTGTTATGGGATGATTGTAACAAATGA
- a CDS encoding toprim domain-containing protein: MAKKSSDLISLMEFYGVEFFGETKKDEHIADCPFCDKEKHLYVNPDKGCYFCQRCSKTGTFKDFLGFLWTHFESQITYENLALVANARKIPIESLKNEKIGYHKGKYIFPVFLNTGEITDLRYYAVGEKMHSSPGIITGIYKGELLFDSKLNSHTVWICEGEFDCIVLNHLFNTLSIQHFAISLPGANNFKANWAPFFIDRRVICALDNDSAGKQGTDKITNLIGAVTKSFEIINWPDDFPSGYDISDFLVATAFKDEQYAEAFLNLKKLLSPPSNKNKTSKIKYDITGRVTFPDLIKNFKKFLDVNEDFETMIKICLGTVLSGKILGNDPVWMFIVGPPGYGKTAVLSAFKQADDCYFQSTISRHNLVSGFKTPDGSDPSILGLIGHRCLILKDYTEILVKSKPDREEISGILRGAFDGFVERDFGNGVKRRYETNFPMLAGVTDLIKHHSDAELGERMIRFNLNVDEVDFMQQGEKALVSAITGDEDKNELQQYVAYYLNQEWPITKEALLERSTPEFRRRVLPLAKITAILRTKVTRHEKGIHREAVSYRPKPESVNRLAIQFQRLALALSFVEETPFITSKVYNLIKRIAFDTVDGFSTEICQFLSKMTQPVTRDVIADTVKVPKASIHFYLEDLELVGALQKSYSTAGIKKVVKYSLSPVLKELWSLI, encoded by the coding sequence ATGGCTAAAAAATCCTCTGATTTAATTTCCTTGATGGAATTTTATGGTGTAGAGTTTTTTGGAGAAACAAAAAAAGACGAACATATTGCTGATTGTCCTTTTTGTGACAAAGAAAAACATCTTTATGTGAATCCAGATAAAGGCTGTTATTTTTGTCAAAGATGCTCTAAAACAGGAACCTTTAAAGATTTCTTAGGTTTTCTTTGGACGCATTTTGAATCTCAAATAACTTATGAAAATTTAGCTTTAGTAGCTAATGCACGTAAAATTCCAATTGAATCATTAAAAAATGAAAAAATAGGTTATCATAAAGGTAAATACATTTTTCCAGTATTTTTGAATACTGGGGAGATAACCGATTTACGTTATTATGCCGTTGGGGAAAAAATGCATTCCTCACCAGGCATTATAACAGGTATTTATAAAGGTGAATTATTATTTGATTCAAAACTAAATAGTCATACAGTTTGGATTTGTGAAGGCGAATTTGATTGTATTGTTTTGAATCATCTATTTAATACCTTAAGTATTCAACATTTTGCTATATCTTTACCCGGTGCAAATAATTTTAAAGCTAATTGGGCTCCGTTCTTTATTGATCGTAGAGTTATTTGTGCTTTAGATAATGATTCAGCCGGTAAACAAGGTACTGATAAAATAACTAATTTAATTGGTGCCGTAACTAAAAGTTTTGAAATAATCAATTGGCCTGATGATTTTCCTTCAGGCTATGATATTTCAGATTTTTTAGTAGCAACAGCATTTAAAGATGAACAATATGCTGAAGCATTTCTTAATTTAAAAAAGCTGTTGTCCCCTCCCAGTAATAAAAACAAAACATCTAAAATCAAATACGATATTACTGGGAGGGTAACGTTTCCAGATTTGATTAAAAACTTTAAGAAATTTTTAGATGTTAATGAAGATTTTGAGACAATGATTAAAATTTGTCTCGGCACTGTATTAAGTGGTAAAATATTAGGTAATGATCCTGTTTGGATGTTTATTGTAGGGCCACCAGGTTATGGTAAAACTGCTGTATTATCTGCATTTAAACAAGCCGATGATTGTTATTTTCAATCTACCATTTCAAGACATAATCTTGTATCTGGTTTTAAAACTCCAGATGGAAGTGATCCGTCTATTTTAGGTTTAATTGGACATAGATGTTTAATTCTTAAAGATTATACAGAAATTCTAGTTAAATCTAAACCTGATAGAGAAGAAATTTCAGGTATTTTACGTGGTGCTTTTGATGGATTTGTTGAAAGAGATTTTGGTAATGGAGTTAAAAGACGTTATGAGACTAATTTTCCAATGTTAGCAGGTGTTACAGATTTAATTAAACATCATTCAGATGCTGAATTAGGCGAACGTATGATTCGTTTTAATTTAAATGTAGATGAAGTTGATTTTATGCAACAAGGTGAAAAAGCACTTGTTTCAGCAATTACTGGGGATGAAGACAAAAACGAATTACAACAATATGTTGCTTATTATTTAAATCAAGAATGGCCAATAACTAAAGAGGCTTTATTAGAAAGATCCACACCAGAATTTAGAAGAAGAGTTCTTCCATTAGCTAAAATTACAGCTATATTAAGAACTAAAGTGACTCGGCACGAAAAAGGTATTCATAGAGAAGCTGTTTCTTATAGACCAAAACCAGAAAGTGTTAATCGTTTAGCTATTCAATTTCAACGTTTAGCTTTGGCTTTAAGTTTTGTAGAGGAAACACCTTTTATTACTTCTAAAGTTTATAATCTTATTAAAAGAATAGCATTTGATACTGTTGATGGTTTTTCAACGGAAATATGTCAATTCTTATCTAAAATGACACAACCTGTTACTAGAGATGTTATTGCCGATACAGTCAAAGTTCCAAAAGCATCTATTCATTTTTATCTTGAAGATTTAGAATTAGTAGGAGCACTTCAAAAATCGTATTCAACAGCAGGTATTAAAAAAGTTGTTAAGTATTCGCTTTCCCCAGTATTGAAAGAATTGTGGAGTTTAATATGA
- a CDS encoding SEC-C domain-containing protein: MKMRTKSYKLIHETRKIDRILEDGQKVFNNKGRNEKCPCGSGKKFKRCCHNKLRNPIKD; encoded by the coding sequence ATGAAAATGAGAACTAAAAGTTATAAATTAATTCATGAAACCAGAAAAATTGATCGAATACTGGAGGATGGCCAAAAGGTTTTTAATAATAAAGGACGAAACGAAAAATGTCCTTGTGGTTCAGGAAAGAAATTTAAACGTTGTTGTCATAATAAGTTAAGGAATCCTATCAAGGATTAA
- a CDS encoding AAA family ATPase — protein MTLKLPTSIIPASSNITNSSILIFGPDKCGKSSFAAQFPNHFMLEFNPGNANHINRKSVDVHNWEEAIGYLRLIVENPSYCEVIIIDELQRMYGYCYRYVRQKLKLAETEKDDFDVWRTVRNLFSETLDHIKQLNKMIIITANEDVVTASIGGRDVNMLDINLNNQGRDVMHGYCLMRARMECNPNGGRILHVDGLSNVNIGHGFSDHFLWEGNRLKEIDLGFSPEEAYSNFIKAYDNQLPGKTIVRTPVVAKKPTLKI, from the coding sequence ATGACCTTAAAACTCCCAACTTCAATTATTCCAGCATCATCGAATATTACTAATTCATCAATATTAATATTTGGTCCAGATAAATGTGGAAAGAGTTCATTTGCTGCTCAATTTCCAAACCATTTCATGTTAGAATTTAATCCTGGAAATGCAAATCACATTAATAGAAAAAGTGTAGATGTTCATAACTGGGAGGAGGCAATAGGTTATTTAAGATTAATAGTCGAAAATCCATCTTATTGTGAAGTGATTATTATTGATGAACTTCAGCGAATGTATGGTTATTGTTATCGTTATGTTCGTCAAAAGCTAAAGTTAGCTGAAACTGAAAAAGACGATTTTGATGTTTGGCGTACTGTAAGGAATTTATTTAGTGAGACTTTAGATCATATAAAGCAACTAAATAAAATGATTATTATTACAGCAAACGAAGATGTTGTTACAGCTTCTATTGGTGGACGTGATGTTAATATGCTCGATATTAATCTAAATAATCAAGGCCGTGATGTTATGCATGGTTATTGTTTAATGCGAGCAAGAATGGAATGTAATCCAAATGGAGGACGAATTTTACATGTAGATGGTTTATCAAATGTTAATATTGGGCACGGGTTTTCAGATCATTTTTTATGGGAAGGTAATAGGCTTAAAGAAATTGATTTAGGCTTCTCTCCAGAAGAAGCTTATTCAAATTTTATTAAAGCATACGACAATCAATTACCAGGTAAAACTATTGTTAGAACACCAGTTGTTGCTAAAAAACCAACTTTGAAGATTTAG
- a CDS encoding PD-(D/E)XK nuclease family protein yields MKPLWTFKKGITQSFTREFRKCKMHCRLRYVEGWTPKVEPLYFRFGHLFHHILQHAYLENKAYSPPVIAEMAEKYLQNWEETQKKLFFGVQAKQKAENEFLIHMAKRILTMYFQYRFEDFINKKWLHTEAEFKVPYNGTFLRGCIDGMYLENDHLEIMDHKCLAVFNTEDLVQLLPHDTQINLYAFAAYKLTGKFPRAVTYNIIRKSRLKQGKDESDIAYSTRICQDVAERPAHYFIRIRVPLSIHEVHEWITKQLSALLAEIYNWEQTGYSPYPYNEDALITKYGRSDFYELIVNGNTNNYFQRDKVFPELEGE; encoded by the coding sequence ATGAAGCCGTTATGGACCTTTAAAAAAGGAATTACACAATCATTTACGAGAGAATTTCGTAAATGTAAAATGCATTGCCGATTAAGATACGTTGAAGGTTGGACTCCAAAAGTAGAACCTTTATATTTTCGCTTTGGCCATTTATTTCATCATATTTTACAACATGCTTATTTAGAGAATAAAGCATATTCTCCTCCAGTAATAGCCGAAATGGCAGAAAAGTATTTGCAAAACTGGGAGGAGACGCAAAAGAAATTGTTTTTTGGAGTACAAGCAAAACAAAAGGCCGAGAATGAATTTTTAATTCATATGGCTAAACGTATTTTGACTATGTATTTCCAATATCGCTTTGAAGATTTTATCAATAAGAAATGGTTACATACAGAAGCAGAATTTAAAGTACCTTATAATGGAACTTTTCTCCGCGGCTGTATTGATGGAATGTATTTAGAAAATGATCATTTGGAAATAATGGATCATAAATGTCTTGCTGTATTTAATACAGAAGATTTAGTTCAGTTATTGCCACATGATACACAAATTAATTTATATGCTTTTGCTGCTTATAAATTAACAGGTAAATTTCCTAGGGCTGTTACTTATAATATTATCAGAAAATCACGTTTAAAGCAAGGTAAAGATGAATCTGATATTGCTTATTCAACTCGAATTTGCCAAGATGTTGCAGAACGTCCAGCACATTATTTTATAAGAATAAGAGTACCTTTAAGTATTCATGAAGTTCATGAATGGATAACAAAACAATTATCAGCTTTATTAGCTGAGATATATAATTGGGAACAAACAGGTTATTCTCCTTATCCTTATAATGAAGATGCTTTAATTACAAAGTATGGACGTTCAGATTTTTACGAATTGATTGTTAATGGAAATACAAATAACTATTTTCAACGAGATAAAGTTTTTCCTGAATTAGAAGGCGAATAA